Below is a window of Dromiciops gliroides isolate mDroGli1 chromosome 5, mDroGli1.pri, whole genome shotgun sequence DNA.
aacaccaattgcctcactataaaaaaaagagtagttaaaaatgtttccatatgtgaaattataaaatgttatgtGATAGGAGATTCTGTGTGTTTCCTATTGTGGTCAGAAAAGGGCCTATCCCTATACATGGCTGTTTGGAAAGTCCAGCAGTATCATATTAATTCTTCTAGTGTTTGGTTTTCAGAAAAGGGACAATAATTCCTAGAATGATAAAAATCCAGGTGGAGTTTTTGCTATGGTGTCCTCTCCCTCAACTATTTCTCAAAGCTTGGAGATGGTTCCAGGGAACCTCCTCACCCAGAAAAGTCAATCACAGGGTAAGGTGTAAAGTCAAGTCAATGGACGGAGGGGGGGGGGTATAAGGTgtaaagtcaagtcaagtcaatggggggaggggaaggtgtaAAGTCAAGTCACCTTTTAAAATCCCCTTCAGTCCATTACGAAGGAGGAAAAGACCTTTGGGTACAAGTTTCCATCCAGACCATCTCATCTAGATGGAATTCTTACATGACCCCACCTTTGTTCTACTTAAGTAGGACTGCGTGAAGAACAGATTCTTTTGTATAAATTGCTGGAGCCAGAAGGATCTGGGAGTGCTAAGGAACAACGTTCCATTCCCCTAGCTCCTCTTTAGAAAAAgctacctctcattataatattcattctttgatTAACCAGACAGATTTTTCACCCATCAGGGACCTCCCCCTTTTCCCAAAGGTATTTAAGCAGAGAACTCCATTAGGGGTCTTGGTCTTGTTCTGGCTTGGAGAGTTGTGGAAAGGGTGGCAGGGTACTGGTGCTGGCAAAACATCAGAGGGCTGTTGGAGCCTAACTCTCCTGAATATTGAAGATGACAACAGCAGTCAGGCCTACACTTGAACCTGCAAGaggtggaagaggaaaaggggaaggtgaTTTGAGTCAGCTTTCCAAGCAATATTCAAGCAGAGACCTACCTTCTCACACAAAGATTAAATACAGACAAACTACTCAGGATGCTCCTGAAGAACTTCATAACCGTGATTTCAAGCAAGAActagaagacagagagagaattgctgcaagagaaaaaaacagaaatcgTCCAACTAGAGAGCGCACAACTTCGTCTTCTGTGTCTAAGAAGCCTCCGCTCGATCAGATTCCTGCAGCCAACCTTGATGCCGATGACCCCCTAACAGATGAAGATGATGTTGAGGAAGAAAGTGAGGATGATGACACAGCAGCTCTACTGGCAGAActtgaaaaaatgagaaaacaaagagcAGAAGAGCAAGCCAGGAAGGAACAAGAACAAAAGGCTGAAGAAGAGAGAATTCGGATGGAAAATATCCTCAGTGGAAACCCTCTCCTTAAGCTCACTGGTCCCTCTCAGCCTCAGGCCAACTTCAAAGTAAAGAGAAGGTGGGATGAGGATGTTGTCTTTAAGAACTGTGCCAAAGGAGTCCAGGAGCTGAAAAGGGACCAAAGATTTGTAAATGATACCCTTCGATCAGAATTTCACAAAAAGTTCATGGAGAAATATATCTAATAGTACAATTTTCTGTGCTTAATTATTTAAAAAGGGCCTCATTCAAAGTTTGAGGGTCATTCTAGCCTTAGTTTGGTCAGGATTTTCTTCCCATGCTTATACGGTTTATAGATTTCCTGCATTTAAAATTCTAAAGCATTTTTTGGTGAATAATACTTAATTTGATAATGACATCTCTGAAAAAATATATCT
It encodes the following:
- the LOC122729342 gene encoding spliceosome-associated protein CWC15 homolog: MTTAVRPTLEPARGGRGKGEGDLSQLSKQYSSRDLPSHTKIKYRQTTQDAPEELHNRDFKQELEDRERIAAREKNRNRPTRERTTSSSVSKKPPLDQIPAANLDADDPLTDEDDVEEESEDDDTAALLAELEKMRKQRAEEQARKEQEQKAEEERIRMENILSGNPLLKLTGPSQPQANFKVKRRWDEDVVFKNCAKGVQELKRDQRFVNDTLRSEFHKKFMEKYI